In the Gammaproteobacteria bacterium genome, ATCTCCCTCGACAAGGCCTGCATCCAGCTCCTGGTGCGCCGGCAGCCGGCGGCGAGCGATCTGCGCATGGTGATGGTGATCATCAAGGTGGTTACCGACCTGGAGCGGATCGGCGACGAGGCGACGCGGATCGCCACCTTCACCCGGCGGCTGGTCAAGCGCCAGGAAGCCAAATCCTATTACCGGGAGATCGTGTCGCTGGGCAGCCTGGTGGGCGATATGGTGGAAGACGCCCTGGATGCCTTTTCCCGCATGGACTCCAATAAGGCGGTCATCGTGGCCGACCAGGAGCCGGAGTCGGACAGAAGGTACGAGGCGCTGCTGGAGCAGTTGAGCGAGCATATGCGGCAGGAGCCGGCCAGCGTGGACAGTCTGGTGGACGCGCTTTGGATCATCCGCTCCCTGGAGCGCGTGGGCGATCATGCGCGCAATATCTGCGAGTACGTGATCTACCAGGCGGAAGGCAAGGATGTGCGGCATATCAGCATGGAGCAGATGAAAAAGCGGGTGGGGGATCCGAGGGCCGCGCCCGATTGGGCGACCGGCGAACCCGCGACCCGCCGGGATTGACGCGCGACTTGGCGGCGGCGAAGACCCGAAAGCGAAGCCGGGGCGCGGGCGCCGGCGACATGGCCCGGCGCGCCGACAAGTACCGGCTCTACGAGCGCTCCGTCCAGTGCCCGGAGGCGGAGTTGGATTTCGTGCGCCGCGTCTATAAAAAGTGGCGCGGGCGGGCGCCCCGCGTCCTGCGGGAAGATTTCTGCGGCACTGCCGCGGTCGCCCGCGAGTGGGTGCGGCGCAACCGGGCCCACACCGCCGTCGGCATAGACCGGGAGCCGGCGGTATTGGCATGGGCGCGCCGCCGCGGCGGCGAGCACGAACGGCTGCTGCTGTTGCAATCCGACGTCTTGCAGGCCCGGCGGGCGCCGCTCGCGGATGTCCTGGTCGCCATGAATTTCAGTTACTGGATATTCAAGGAGCGGGCGCTCCTGCGCCGGTATTTTCGGCGGGCGCGGGCGGGGCTGAAGCCGGGCGGGCTGTTTTTTCTGGACGCCTACGGAGGCAGCGAGGCGTACACGGAAATGGCGGAGGAGACGCGCTATCCGGGTTTCGTCTATATCTGGGATCAGGCGAGTTACAACCCCCTGGACGCCGGGGCCGTCTGTCATATTCATTTCCGCTTCCCCGACGGTTCCCTGCTGAAACGGGCCTTCAGCTACGACTGGCGCCTGTGGAGCCTGCCCGAGATCCAGGAGCTCCTGCGCGAGGCCGGTTTTGCCCGGGTCGCCGTGTATTGGGAGGGCGTTGGCCGCAACGGCAAGGGGAACGGGATCTACCGGCCGGTGCGCCGCGCCGATGCCGACCCGGCCTGGATCGCCTACATCGTTGCCGGCGCCGGCTGAGGCCGCCGCGCAAAAACCCGCTTTGGAGAAATAGGACATGCCTACTTGGGGCTTACACGTTACTCCCCCGCCCGTAGTTCCGCTCGCGCTTCTGTGGATAAATCTGTTGATAAGTATTTTGGGCGCTTGATGACGCTTGATAAGACAAAACACTAGAGCGTCTTGGCCTTGCTTTTCCTGTCCACGGACTATTAAGATTGCATGCATGTCCTGCGTCGGTGCGCTTG is a window encoding:
- the phoU gene encoding phosphate signaling complex protein PhoU translates to MATSSEENDRMPQHISRQFDRELEGIRESVLAMGKLVRRQLAAAVEAFSLGNAEQALLVIDNEGKANTYEISLDKACIQLLVRRQPAASDLRMVMVIIKVVTDLERIGDEATRIATFTRRLVKRQEAKSYYREIVSLGSLVGDMVEDALDAFSRMDSNKAVIVADQEPESDRRYEALLEQLSEHMRQEPASVDSLVDALWIIRSLERVGDHARNICEYVIYQAEGKDVRHISMEQMKKRVGDPRAAPDWATGEPATRRD
- a CDS encoding class I SAM-dependent methyltransferase, producing MGDRRTRDPPGLTRDLAAAKTRKRSRGAGAGDMARRADKYRLYERSVQCPEAELDFVRRVYKKWRGRAPRVLREDFCGTAAVAREWVRRNRAHTAVGIDREPAVLAWARRRGGEHERLLLLQSDVLQARRAPLADVLVAMNFSYWIFKERALLRRYFRRARAGLKPGGLFFLDAYGGSEAYTEMAEETRYPGFVYIWDQASYNPLDAGAVCHIHFRFPDGSLLKRAFSYDWRLWSLPEIQELLREAGFARVAVYWEGVGRNGKGNGIYRPVRRADADPAWIAYIVAGAG